The Streptomyces durmitorensis genome contains the following window.
CGGCACCACCGGAGGCTCCGACCGCACCCGAAGTCCCGACCGCACCGGAAGCCCCGGCGCACATCTCCCTGCCCCGGACGGCTCCGACACCTCGGCCCGCCTTCCAGCCGGTGCCGGTCCGCACGGCGCGGGACGCGGTGACGGTGGCGGCGCTGTACCTGCGGTGGCTCGGGTACGGGGAGATCCGGGGAGCGGTCAAGCGGGCGCCTTCCGGGGTGCGGGTCGCGGCGCGGGGCATGATCGCGCTGATCGAGCCGTCCGTGCAGCCGACGTCGCTCCGTGACGTGGAGTGCGTATGGCTCAGCGCGATGACCGAGTCCGTGAGCTGCGTCTGCTTCTCCCTCGCGGGCTACGAGGAACCGGCCCGCGCGCGGGCGGACGCGCTGTCGATCCCCTTGTTCGTCATAGACCTCACGGGAACGCCACAGCCGGTGAACAACGCGGCGGACGAGCTGATGGCCGCGGGCTAGACGCCTCGCGGGACGACGGACGAGGCCGCGCTGCGGGCACACCGCCTATCCGGGCCACCGGACGAACGGCCTCTACGGGGTAACCACCCCACCCGGCCCCCGGACGAAAGACCGCTGCGCGGCAAACGCCCCCACCCGTGCCGCCGGGCAAGAGACCAGCGCGCGGTAACCGCCCCACCCGTGCCACCGGGCAAGAGTCCACCGTGCGGCAATCGCGCCCTCCCGGTGGGCGAGCAAGGAACCACCACGGGGCAATCGCCACCCCGGTCAGCGAGCAAAAAGCCACCGCCGGGCAATCGCACCACCCCGGTGGGCGAGCAAGAAACCACCACGGGGCAATCGCCACCCCAGTCAGCGAGCAAGAAACCACCGCCGGGCAATCGCACCACCCCGGTGGGCGAGCAAGAAACCACCACGGGGCAATCGCCACCCCGGTCGGCGAGCAAAAAGCCACCGCCGGGCAATCGCACCACCCCAGTCAGCAAGCAAGGAACCACCACGGGGTAATCGGGTGGGTGGGTGGGAAACATCCGCCGCGAAGCGGCGGGACAGAAAAACCGGGAGCCGCCAGGCAAGAGACGGCCATACTCAGCAGATGCGCATCCGCCCAGCCACGAGAGCCGAGCTCCCCACGCTCCAGGACATCGAACGCGCCGCAGGCGCCCCCTTCCGCGCCCTGGGCATGGCGGCCATCGCCGACGACGAGCCCCCCACCCTCGCCCTCCTGGAAGAATTCCGCCACGCAGGCAGAGCCTGGGTGGCCACAGGCGAGGGCGAGGGCGAGGGCGAGAGCGAGAGCGAGAGCGACGGCACCCCCGTCGCGTACCTCCTCAGCACCCCAGTGGACACGGCAACGCACATCGAGCAAGTCACCGTCCACCCCCGAGCGGCGCGCCACCGCATCGGCCAGGCCCTGATCGAGCACACAGCGGAGCGCGCCCGCGAACAGGGGCGAGAAGCCCTCACCCTCACCACCTTCGCGGACGTCCCCTGGAACGCCCCCTACTACGCCCGCATCGGCTTCCACGTGCTCGCCGAGGCCGAACTCACCCCGGGGCTCCGAAAGATCCGCGCCCACGAGGCCGAGCTCGGCCTCGACCGCTGGCCGCGCGTGGCCATGCGCCGCGAGCTCACCCCCGGCGGCACTACGCCCCGTACCGCTCCCTGAGCTCGATCTTCCGCACCTTCCCGGACACCGTCATGGGGAAGCTCTCCAGGATCCGCAGCCCCGCCGGGATCTTGTAGTGCGCCAACTGCCCCTCGCAGAAGGCCCGCAGCTCCTCCACGGTCAGCGGATCCTCCGCGTCCCGAAGGATCACGCAGGCCAGCGGCACCTCCCCGTAGCGCTCGTCGGGGACGCCCACCACCTGGACGTCCGCGATCTTCGGGTGGCCGTACAGGAACTCCTCGATCTCGCGCGGGTAGATGTTCTCGCCGCCCCGGATGATCATGTCCTTGATGCGGCCGACGATCTGGACGTAGCCGTCATCGCGCATGACCGCCAGGTCACCCGTGTGCATCCACCGCCCGGCGTCGATCACCTCCGACGTCCGCGAAGGCTCGTTCCAGTAGCCGA
Protein-coding sequences here:
- a CDS encoding GNAT family N-acetyltransferase yields the protein MRIRPATRAELPTLQDIERAAGAPFRALGMAAIADDEPPTLALLEEFRHAGRAWVATGEGEGEGESESESDGTPVAYLLSTPVDTATHIEQVTVHPRAARHRIGQALIEHTAERAREQGREALTLTTFADVPWNAPYYARIGFHVLAEAELTPGLRKIRAHEAELGLDRWPRVAMRRELTPGGTTPRTAP